A stretch of the Opisthocomus hoazin isolate bOpiHoa1 chromosome 2, bOpiHoa1.hap1, whole genome shotgun sequence genome encodes the following:
- the LOC142360665 gene encoding LOW QUALITY PROTEIN: uncharacterized protein LOC142360665 (The sequence of the model RefSeq protein was modified relative to this genomic sequence to represent the inferred CDS: inserted 1 base in 1 codon; deleted 1 base in 1 codon) — MQKSQQWQPCYGFPFMSKDDTFASDLCGENAGIRDHKRQKEYTEMWNLFSSSERISSAFTSENAFENERSNSEQESCACHCDIGSSLIHSKNTNTLKTKNAPYQNVLSTSLQNQDLNNVAYPLCQVENFSHFDSKVITSPNCDSSRTEXCFHLKQLSPAGSLMGANEEAGFNSISCHLFSQSHVHSEIITCTENRPFKTVHLAIEDQSGNSQLPTEKPSDLISLKSIASRFGVNPEHAYGLGYLFGKLSCLCKDTSSQLLNSMVVSKEMKELGSLCGRSERCAQAVLLIKKLSFIKNLQVSMFKSDMNQDMSHSTDNPKAHTENVIQPECLVQEATMMCVSTEISDACARKPSEGVACCGNNEEMENSLVLKQKFVHFPDVFLKLQVCSLEKVLEFLTCALPQICIRMEELKGIYWLAVGSCKKPDPEPACLLLFSSVLYVVVSSVEQDICQSSLAMFHEVPVITIKEIQVGFAGQSISLLCSTEDGLLTIFTYNKHFTQRICHVVMNILISKTADGKIMSFILHLTLWVLHASDHNLTAFSCTV; from the exons ATGCAA aaaagtcAGCAGTGGCAGCCATGTTACGGCTTTCCATTTATGTCTAAAGATGACACTTTTGCTTCTGACTTGTGTGGAGAAAATGCAGGAATAAGAGACCATAAAAGACAAAAGGAATATACGGAGATGTGGAATTTATTTTCCAGTTCTGAAAGAATCTCCTCCGCTTTTACATCAGAGAACGCATTTGAGAATGAAAGGAGTAATTCAGAACAGGAGAGCTGTGCTTGTCATTGTGACATTGGAAGTAGTTTAATTCACTCTAAAAATACTAATACTTTAAAGACTAAGAATGCTCCTTATCAGAATGTTTTATCTACTTCTTTACAAAACCAGGACTTGAATAATGTGGCTTATCCGCTCTGCCAGGTTGAAAATTTCAGTCATTTTGACAGTAAAGTGATTACTTCTCCAAATTGTGACAGCTCAAGAACTG TCTGTTTCCACTTGAAACAGCTGTCTCCTGCAGGATCCTTAATGGGTGCTAATGAGGAGGCTGGCTTTAACAGCATATCATGCCATCTCTTTTCTCAGTCTCATGTGCATTCTGAAATAATAACTTGTACAGAAAACAGGCCATTTAAGACAGTGCACCTGGCAATTGAAGACCAGTCTGGTAATTCTCAGCTTCCAACAGAAAAACCCTCTGATTTGATATCT TTGAAGTCAATAGCTTCTCGTTTTGGTGTGAACCCAGAGCACGCCTATGGTTTGGGATATCTTTTTGGTAAACTTTCCTGCCTTTGCAAAGATACCAGTAGTCAGCTGCTCAACAGTATGGTGGTTTCTAAAGAAATGAAGGAGTTGGGAAGTCTGTGTGGCAGAAGCGAGAGATGCGCACAAGCGGTATTGTTAATAAAAAAGCTGTCATTTATAAAAAACTTACAAGTAAGTATGTTCAAGTCAGATATGAATCAAGACATGTCCCACTCTACTGATAACCCTAAAGCTCATACTGAAAATGTCATTCAGCCTGAATGCCTTGTGCAAGAGGCTACCATGATGTGCGTAAGCACAGAAATCTCCGATGCCTGTGCAAGAAAGCCCTCTGAAGGAGTTGCCTGCTGTGGTAACAAtgaagagatggaaaacagtCTTGTGTTAAAACAGAAATTTGTGCATTTTCCTGATGTCTTTTTGAAACTTCAGGTCTGTTctctggaaaaagtccttgaattTTTAACCTGTGCCTTACCTCAAATTTGTATTAGAATGGAGGAGTTGAAAGGTATATATTGGCTCGCTGTTGGAAGTTGCAAAAAACCTGATCCAGAacctgcttgcttgcttttgttcAGCTCCGTTCTGTATGTTGTTGTTTCATCAGTCGAACAAGACATCTGCCAGAGTTCCTTGGCAATGTTTCATGAGGTTCCCGTCATCACAATAAAGGAGATTCAAGTTGGCTTTGCTGGACAGAGCATTAGTCTTCTGTGTTCTACTGAAGATGGTTTACTCACAATATTTACCTATAACAAACACTTCACTCAAAGAATTTGCCATGTTGTAATGaatattttgatttctaaaaCAGCTGATGGGAAAATAATGTCTTTTATCCTGCATCTAACTTTGTGGGTGCTTCATGCCAGCGATCACAATTTGACAGCCTTCAGTTGTACAGTTTGA